In the genome of Mytilus edulis chromosome 3, xbMytEdul2.2, whole genome shotgun sequence, one region contains:
- the LOC139517055 gene encoding calmodulin-B-like isoform X1: protein MVENLTPEQIQEYREAFKMFDKDGDGTITTKELGTVMRSLGQNMSSQELEDMVNEVDVDGNGEIDFEEFVMMMAKKVQDADTEKELKEAFSVFDQDGDGFINTKELKQVMANLGEDLADEDVMSMIKEADKDGDGKINFSEFFYMMTCDELK from the exons ATG gttGAGAACTTGACGCCAGAACAAATTCAAG AATATCGCGAAgcatttaaaatgtttgataaagatGGCGATGGTACTATAACAACAAAAGAACTGGGAACAGTTATGAGGTCATTAGGTCAAAATATGTCGAGTCAAGAGTTAGAGGACATGGTAAATGAGGTTGACGTTGATG GAAACGGTGAAATAGATTTTGAGGAGTTTGTAATGATGATGGCCAAGAAAGTTCAAGACGCTGATACTGAGAAAGAACTTAAGGAAGCATTTAGTGTTTTTGATCAAGATGGAGATGGATTTATAAATACCAAAGAACTAAAACAAGTGATGGCTAACCTAGGAGAGGATTTAGCAGATGAAGATGTAATGTCTATGATTAAAGAAGCAGACAAAGATGGAGATGGCAAGATTAATTTTTCAG AATTCTTTTATATGATGACTTGCGATGAACTGAAGTAA
- the LOC139517056 gene encoding keratin, type I cytoskeletal 9-like isoform X2, whose protein sequence is MKLLYLLSFIVSDLTYNYVVADPERCTLPVMKGSCQASIPNYYYNTKTGQCEKFMYGGCGGNDNRFMSLDDCIGSCACQVSPDAGPCKAIKERWYYNPSRGCCEKFWYGGCQGNGNNFKSYEECNKVCSGSFTINLEPKGLNWGSMKISSISGDRSMGGTFGKTFGGSRTVWLHNENAPALNKGVFQAMSRSSNIPGGVGSMNVIGRELTGPGLVKAEKTRQSWSSGPMATGGKRTLSIQSSGPVSGGMTSFSGSSGSMPVGGRGMSMGGGSMSMGGGGMTSGGRGMPMGGGSMSMGGGGRGMPMGGGSMSGGGGGMSMGGGGGGMPIGGGRMSMGGGGMSSGGGGGFSMNSLSGKSGGKVNPGGFRVNSGGGVMSELPAGGGRGFATSMNGGSRKISSPVQPSWMNNIAV, encoded by the exons ATGAAG TTGCTGTACCTTCTTTCGTTCATTGTTTCGGATTTAACTTACAATTACGTAGTTGCAGATCCTGAAA GATGTACCTTACCAGTGATGAAAGGGTCATGCCAAGCCAGCATACCTAACTACTATTACAACACAAAAACTGGCCAGTGTGAGAAGTTCATGTACGGAGGATGCGGCGGCAATGATAATAGGTTTATGTCATTGGATGACTGCATCGGGAGCTGCGCATGTCAAGTAAGTCCCGATGCCGGACCATGCAAGGCTATCAAGGAAAGATGGTATTATAATCCATCACGAGGCTGTTGTGAAAAGTTTTGGTATGGTGGTTGTCAAGGAAATGGTAATAATTTTAAATCGTACGAGGAATGTAACAAAGTATGTTCAGGGTCGTTCACAATAAACCTTGAACCAAAAGGACTTAATTGGGGAAGTATGAAAATATCTTCTATTTCCGGGGACCGAAGTATGGGTGGAACTTTCGGAAAAACTTTTGGTGGCAGTAGAACCGTATGGCTGCATAATGAAAACGCACCAGCTTTAAATAAAGGTGTCTTCCAAGCTATGTCAAGGTCATCAAACATACCTGGAGGAGTGGGTAGTATGAATGTTATTGGACGCGAATTAACGGGACCTGGACTCGTAAAGGCAGAAAAAACGAGGCAATCTTGGTCATCAGGACCAATGGCTACTGGTGGCAAAAGGACATTAAGTATTCAATCATCCGGTCCAGTGTCAGGGGGTATGACTAGTTTCTCTGGAAGTTCTGGCTCTATGCCGGTTGGAGGTAGAGGAATGTCAATGGGAGGTGGAAGCATGTCAATGGGAGGAGGAGGAATGACTAGTGGAGGTAGAGGCATGCCAATGGGAG GTGGAAGCATGTCAATGGGAGGTGGAGGTAGAGGCATGCCAATGGGAGGTGGAAGCATGTCAGGTGGCGGTGGAGGCATGTCAATGGGAGGTGGCGGTGGAGGCATGCCAATAGGAGGTGGAAGAATGTCAATGGGAGGTGGAGGAATGTCTAGCGGAGGTGGAGGTGGATTTAGTATGAACTCTTTGTCGGGAAAATCAGGAGGAAAAGTTAACCCAGGAGGCTTTAGAGTCAATAGTGGAGGAGGAGTAATGAGTGAACTTCCTGCAGGAGGTGGTCGAGGATTCGCAACAAGTATGAATGGAGGGTCACGAAAAATATCGTCACCAGTTCAACCGTCTTGGATGAATAATATTGCTGTTTAA
- the LOC139517056 gene encoding keratin, type I cytoskeletal 9-like isoform X1, translated as MKLLYLLSFIVSDLTYNYVVADPERCTLPVMKGSCQASIPNYYYNTKTGQCEKFMYGGCGGNDNRFMSLDDCIGSCACQVSPDAGPCKAIKERWYYNPSRGCCEKFWYGGCQGNGNNFKSYEECNKVCSGSFTINLEPKGLNWGSMKISSISGDRSMGGTFGKTFGGSRTVWLHNENAPALNKGVFQAMSRSSNIPGGVGSMNVIGRELTGPGLVKAEKTRQSWSSGPMATGGKRTLSIQSSGPVSGGMTSFSGSSGSMPVGGRGMSMGGGSMSMGGGGMTSGGRGMPMGGGGMTSGGRGMPMRGESMSGGSMSMGGGGRGMPMGGGSMSGGGGGMSMGGGGGGMPIGGGRMSMGGGGMSSGGGGGFSMNSLSGKSGGKVNPGGFRVNSGGGVMSELPAGGGRGFATSMNGGSRKISSPVQPSWMNNIAV; from the exons ATGAAG TTGCTGTACCTTCTTTCGTTCATTGTTTCGGATTTAACTTACAATTACGTAGTTGCAGATCCTGAAA GATGTACCTTACCAGTGATGAAAGGGTCATGCCAAGCCAGCATACCTAACTACTATTACAACACAAAAACTGGCCAGTGTGAGAAGTTCATGTACGGAGGATGCGGCGGCAATGATAATAGGTTTATGTCATTGGATGACTGCATCGGGAGCTGCGCATGTCAAGTAAGTCCCGATGCCGGACCATGCAAGGCTATCAAGGAAAGATGGTATTATAATCCATCACGAGGCTGTTGTGAAAAGTTTTGGTATGGTGGTTGTCAAGGAAATGGTAATAATTTTAAATCGTACGAGGAATGTAACAAAGTATGTTCAGGGTCGTTCACAATAAACCTTGAACCAAAAGGACTTAATTGGGGAAGTATGAAAATATCTTCTATTTCCGGGGACCGAAGTATGGGTGGAACTTTCGGAAAAACTTTTGGTGGCAGTAGAACCGTATGGCTGCATAATGAAAACGCACCAGCTTTAAATAAAGGTGTCTTCCAAGCTATGTCAAGGTCATCAAACATACCTGGAGGAGTGGGTAGTATGAATGTTATTGGACGCGAATTAACGGGACCTGGACTCGTAAAGGCAGAAAAAACGAGGCAATCTTGGTCATCAGGACCAATGGCTACTGGTGGCAAAAGGACATTAAGTATTCAATCATCCGGTCCAGTGTCAGGGGGTATGACTAGTTTCTCTGGAAGTTCTGGCTCTATGCCGGTTGGAGGTAGAGGAATGTCAATGGGAGGTGGAAGCATGTCAATGGGAGGAGGAGGAATGACTAGTGGAGGTAGAGGCATGCCAATGGGAGGTGGAGGAATGACTAGTGGAGGTAGAGGCATGCCAATGAGAGGTGAAAGCATGTCAGGTGGAAGCATGTCAATGGGAGGTGGAGGTAGAGGCATGCCAATGGGAGGTGGAAGCATGTCAGGTGGCGGTGGAGGCATGTCAATGGGAGGTGGCGGTGGAGGCATGCCAATAGGAGGTGGAAGAATGTCAATGGGAGGTGGAGGAATGTCTAGCGGAGGTGGAGGTGGATTTAGTATGAACTCTTTGTCGGGAAAATCAGGAGGAAAAGTTAACCCAGGAGGCTTTAGAGTCAATAGTGGAGGAGGAGTAATGAGTGAACTTCCTGCAGGAGGTGGTCGAGGATTCGCAACAAGTATGAATGGAGGGTCACGAAAAATATCGTCACCAGTTCAACCGTCTTGGATGAATAATATTGCTGTTTAA
- the LOC139517055 gene encoding calmodulin-B-like isoform X2: MFDKDGDGTITTKELGTVMRSLGQNMSSQELEDMVNEVDVDGNGEIDFEEFVMMMAKKVQDADTEKELKEAFSVFDQDGDGFINTKELKQVMANLGEDLADEDVMSMIKEADKDGDGKINFSEFFYMMTCDELK, translated from the exons atgtttgataaagatGGCGATGGTACTATAACAACAAAAGAACTGGGAACAGTTATGAGGTCATTAGGTCAAAATATGTCGAGTCAAGAGTTAGAGGACATGGTAAATGAGGTTGACGTTGATG GAAACGGTGAAATAGATTTTGAGGAGTTTGTAATGATGATGGCCAAGAAAGTTCAAGACGCTGATACTGAGAAAGAACTTAAGGAAGCATTTAGTGTTTTTGATCAAGATGGAGATGGATTTATAAATACCAAAGAACTAAAACAAGTGATGGCTAACCTAGGAGAGGATTTAGCAGATGAAGATGTAATGTCTATGATTAAAGAAGCAGACAAAGATGGAGATGGCAAGATTAATTTTTCAG AATTCTTTTATATGATGACTTGCGATGAACTGAAGTAA
- the LOC139514915 gene encoding uncharacterized protein — MEIKKVEDLTHEEVAEFRETFNFFDKDGDGTISVSEIRNVMRNIGQNPTEADVEAILTRYDGDGNGKLDFDEFLGMILDKLNNPETELMNAFKLFDKDKNGFVSVDELRYIVTHLGDKMTDDEVQEMFDEADLNNDGQLNYEEFVVLMAS, encoded by the exons atggaaataaaaaag GTAGAAGATTTAACTCATGAAGAAGTAGCAG AATTTCgagaaacatttaattttttcgaCAAAGATGGTGATGGTACAATTTCTGTCAGTGAAATAAGAAATGTTATGCGCAATATTGGACAAAATCCAACGGAAGCTGACGTAGAAGCCATATTGACACGATATGATGGCGATG GAAATGGAAAATTAGACTTCGATGAATTTCTTGGAATGATACTTGATAAGTTGAACAATCCTGAAACAGAACTTATGAATGCCTTTAAATTGTTTGATAAAGACAAAAACGGATTTGTCAGTGTGGATGAGCTCCGATATATCGTTACACATCTTGGTGATAAAATGACTGACGATGAGGTACAAgaaatgtttgatgaagcagactTAAATAATGACGGACAACTTAATTATGAAG AATTTGTTGTGTTAATGGCTTCATAA